The DNA region TTGCTCATCGACGCGCTCGATATCCTCTACACCAAGGACGTCCAAACCTTCTGCCTCGTCTCATCCGACAGCGACTTCACCCCGCTCGTCTTCCGCCTCCGCGCCGATGGCAAACAAGTCATCGGGTTCGGCCGCAGCAACACGCCCGAACCATTCGTCAATAGCTGCACCCGCTTCATCTACCTGGACGACGAACCATCCAGCGACAAGGAATCATCGAGAACCAGCAGCCAAAAGGCCGCCAATAGCGCCAACCAGCTGAAGCAAAACACCAAGCTGATGAACACCCTGCGCAACGCCGTCCGCGCCACCGCCGATGACGATGGCTGGGCACCTCTTGGCCCGGTCGGTTCACACATCAGCAACCAGGGCCCGTTCGACCACCGTACCTACGGATTCTCCAAGCTCAGCGACCTCTTCCGCTCGATCGATCTGTTCGAAGTGAAAACGCTCAAAACCTCCAACAGCCACCAGGTCCGCGTACGGTTGAAGAAGGGGAAATAACATAGCGCCACCTCTAGTATGCGTCTTAAGAAAACCTACGTCATCAACTGCGGCCTTAGTGAGATCCAGCTCACTAACACAGGCACGAACACTTCTACCAGCTACCCACTCGACACAACATCAGGCTACGAAGCTGCGATCCATCGTTTCTTTCTTCGATTTCCAAAACGCCACCTCATTGCGCCAATCGGAGTTGTCACGTGGCATCCATTGGTTGAGCCTCCAAAAGGCGCGATAATCTCGGCTATGGAGAAAAAGAGCTCTCTAAGCGAGGTCTATTTCTTCGATCCAATGGGCACCTTGGCTTTGAAGCTCCTACAAAGTAAAGCCAAGGAAACCATCACCCCACGGCAAATCATCATCGCTCAGTTCGATCAGCAGATAGTGAGCTGCATCTTCTTCGCAGGATCCATTTATCACACCACCATCTACGACTATCAGCGATCACCCGACTCGTTGCTGGACCATATCGTTGCGGACCTTCAAGCGAGACACTATCCTCCGCAGCCTCCCAATAGCGCAGCCCTCCTCAAGACACTCACAGCCGATGAGGGAATTGCAATGCTCAAACAATGGAAAGCTCCCATCGGACGGGAGATCGCATGGTTCAACGGACTGAGCACATCCGGCCACATTCCAACATCAACATCCAACGGTGAGTTCACCGTCAAGCATTACGGGAGCTTCGCCGAAGCCATTCAAACAGGATCTAGCAGCGTGGCTATAGATACAGCTTTGCAGAAACTTGTGCGAAGCTAGCTCCCTCAGCCAAAGCCTCCTCATGACGGTGGAGACACCGTCACCCCAAGCTCCACCACGCTTTCTTCACATCGGAAAAGACCCTCTCTCCGACCACAAAAAATGCCCACCAGCAAGGTCTCCCCTGCCGGTGGGCATTTTGAATTCAGCAGCTGCGCTTACTTGGCAGCGCGCAAGGTGTGACCGGTCATTTCGGCCGGTTTGTCCACGCCGAGCAGGTCGAGCAAGGTCGGCGCGATGTCGGCCAGAATACCATCCTTCATGGTGTACTGGTCGTGATCGGCAGCAACGTACAGGCAGTGCACCAGGTTGGTGGTGTGTGCGGTGTGCGGCGAGCCGTCCGGGTTGATCATCTTCTCGCAGTTGCCGTGGTCGGCGGTGATGATGAGCTTGCCACCGAGCTCGAGCGTGCGCTCGACCACTTGGCGGACTCCTTCATCAATGGTCTCCACCGCCTTGATACCCGCTTCGACGATGCCGGTGTGACCGACCATGTCCGGGTTGGCAAAGTTGAGGATCACGAGATCGAAGTTTTCCAGCTCCTTGACCACAGTGGCGGTCACGGCCGGTGCGCTCATCTCAGGCTGGAGGTCGTAGGTCGCAACCTTTGGCGATGGCTCCACCTTGTGCACTTCACCGGCGAGCGGCTCTTCCACACCACCATTGAAGAAGTACGTCACGTGCGGATACTTCTCGGTCTCGGCGATGCGCAGCTGGGTCTTGCCTGCGGCCGAAACCACAG from Sulfuriroseicoccus oceanibius includes:
- a CDS encoding NYN domain-containing protein, with translation MPQNPSADNDQIALLIDADNAPAAKIDFIISELASHGVANIRKAYGNWTKRSLKGWENVLHEYAIQPVQQYDVSKGKNAADMALLIDALDILYTKDVQTFCLVSSDSDFTPLVFRLRADGKQVIGFGRSNTPEPFVNSCTRFIYLDDEPSSDKESSRTSSQKAANSANQLKQNTKLMNTLRNAVRATADDDGWAPLGPVGSHISNQGPFDHRTYGFSKLSDLFRSIDLFEVKTLKTSNSHQVRVRLKKGK